The following proteins are co-located in the Leptospira hartskeerlii genome:
- a CDS encoding PLU-1-like domain protein, translating to MNFPELDSYFQSLTDITDTISILNSPYDSEFDSDISKMEDFLNEIQSKDWLTTDKEYFNLFTSHFSFHIKIVEEIVREAREILDPERRRHVKRLVGYCKTTEEWLADLQKRRRATETLATA from the coding sequence GTGAACTTTCCAGAACTAGACTCTTATTTTCAAAGTCTTACGGATATCACAGATACGATTTCGATTTTAAACTCACCGTACGATTCCGAATTCGATTCAGATATCTCTAAGATGGAAGACTTCTTAAATGAGATCCAATCCAAAGATTGGCTCACCACGGACAAAGAATACTTTAACTTATTCACCAGTCACTTTTCCTTTCATATCAAAATAGTAGAAGAGATCGTTCGCGAAGCGAGAGAGATCTTGGATCCTGAGCGTCGTAGGCATGTAAAACGTTTGGTAGGATACTGTAAAACAACCGAAGAATGGTTGGCAGATCTTCAAAAACGCCGCAGAGCTACCGAAACTCTCGCAACTGCTTGA